In Candidatus Sedimenticola sp. (ex Thyasira tokunagai), the following proteins share a genomic window:
- a CDS encoding YdcH family protein has translation MLGEMHDILHEFPNLEGKINELHETNVEFAGLMDKHDKIDGEIRNLEEQGSPTTDEHMEELKYLRAGLKDQVFTLLRSLA, from the coding sequence ATGCTTGGGGAGATGCACGATATCCTTCATGAGTTCCCCAACCTTGAAGGTAAAATCAACGAACTTCATGAGACCAATGTGGAGTTTGCCGGTCTGATGGATAAACACGATAAGATCGATGGGGAGATCCGTAATTTGGAAGAGCAGGGCTCACCGACCACAGATGAGCACATGGAAGAGCTTAAATACCTCCGAGCAGGGCTGAAAGACCAGGTATTTACCCTACTGCGCTCACTGGCGTAA
- a CDS encoding diguanylate cyclase gives MDPVSGENAPDPWEIKALQRLDETGKQFAEITSMGDEVSYRVLVPVKIAAKCYRCHLFTGRTLGDVAGGIGINLRISPYMEAEHQETTRLLYTYGVIWLLGVIGIGISGRSWQRQQHAMALYQQELQRLATHDPLTGLLNRSEMRRQLGIELGRADRYNRSPSIMMVDLDHFKRVNDVHGHQAGDRVLEDVSRLIREQVRDVDIVARYGGEEILVILPETNKESARVLAERLREDIEKQVITLTNGVEIQITASIGVAGYEDDGSTLEALISRADQALYVAKSSGRNRVNCLSSDEEPGAGGH, from the coding sequence ATGGATCCCGTGAGTGGTGAAAATGCCCCCGATCCCTGGGAAATTAAGGCGCTGCAAAGGCTCGACGAGACGGGCAAGCAGTTTGCTGAAATCACCAGTATGGGTGATGAGGTGAGCTATCGGGTTCTGGTTCCTGTTAAAATCGCTGCGAAGTGCTACCGCTGCCATCTGTTTACCGGCCGCACTCTTGGTGACGTGGCGGGAGGTATTGGCATTAACCTTCGCATATCTCCCTACATGGAGGCAGAGCATCAGGAGACCACCCGTCTTCTTTACACCTATGGGGTCATCTGGCTATTGGGGGTGATTGGTATAGGTATCAGTGGCAGAAGTTGGCAGCGACAGCAGCACGCGATGGCTCTCTACCAGCAGGAACTGCAGAGGCTTGCCACTCACGATCCTCTGACCGGTCTGCTGAACCGGAGCGAGATGAGGCGCCAACTGGGTATTGAGCTGGGCCGGGCGGATCGTTACAACCGTAGCCCCTCCATCATGATGGTGGACCTTGATCACTTCAAACGGGTCAATGATGTCCACGGTCACCAGGCGGGAGACCGTGTGCTGGAAGATGTTTCAAGATTGATAAGAGAGCAGGTCAGGGATGTAGATATAGTGGCCAGATATGGAGGAGAGGAGATCCTGGTTATTTTGCCCGAGACCAACAAGGAGAGCGCGCGTGTTCTTGCGGAGCGGCTGCGGGAAGATATTGAAAAGCAAGTCATCACGTTAACCAATGGGGTAGAGATTCAGATCACAGCCAGTATCGGGGTCGCAGGCTACGAGGATGATGGCTCCACGCTTGAGGCGCTAATATCCCGGGCGGATCAGGCGCTGTATGTTGCAAAGAGCTCGGGGCGGAATAGGGTCAACTGCCTCAGTTCCGATGAGGAACCGGGCGCTGGAGGTCATTGA
- a CDS encoding PqqD family protein, which yields MSKATTDNRLISRRPNIEYRKVGSSGFLADQTNDTVYHLNQTSSAIWHYLEQSATMQELINTLQAAFPETPGLQIEEDVKSAFNQMIEKNLIAPCLDKM from the coding sequence ATGAGTAAAGCCACTACAGACAACCGCTTGATTAGCCGCCGACCAAACATCGAATACCGGAAGGTGGGTAGTTCAGGTTTTCTTGCCGATCAGACCAATGACACGGTCTATCACCTCAATCAAACCAGTTCTGCAATTTGGCACTATCTGGAACAGAGTGCCACCATGCAAGAACTTATCAATACCTTACAGGCCGCCTTTCCTGAGACCCCGGGGTTACAAATTGAAGAGGATGTAAAGAGTGCATTTAATCAAATGATTGAGAAAAATCTGATTGCTCCCTGTCTCGATAAAATGTAG
- a CDS encoding GGDEF domain-containing protein, whose product MKRTEATLIEQMKISDVEIAGRMELLGLDKESLHLLSKYKILIEDNVDIIVDEFYEKQTGIDEVSLLIGDADTLLRLRNAQRKYIIDLFAGNYDSEYVNNRLRIGMVHKRIGVEPKLYISAIRMLKELIVKVLKNNIDNNEVLGRILYVLDNLLYFDNTLVFDTYIDSLVGEIESAKRKTEAYAKSLEEKVAERTRQLEEQARLDPLTGIYNQRAMQDVLRRELATAKRRDSKLSIVYFDVDHFKKINDTQGHIKGDEVLKNIGQAMLDSIREVDVACRYGGDEFCLILPECDIENARDICNKVIKRFSERYPDYSLSMGISGIGPGEYVEGDILIKNADEKMYFAKKEKGSFICS is encoded by the coding sequence ATGAAGCGTACAGAAGCAACACTTATTGAGCAAATGAAGATTAGTGACGTTGAAATCGCTGGTCGCATGGAGTTGCTTGGCCTTGATAAAGAGTCTTTACACCTGTTGTCAAAATATAAAATTCTCATTGAAGATAATGTCGACATAATTGTAGATGAGTTTTATGAAAAACAAACGGGGATAGATGAGGTATCACTGTTAATTGGAGATGCAGATACATTACTACGTTTACGTAACGCACAGCGTAAATACATTATTGATCTATTTGCTGGTAATTATGACAGCGAATACGTTAATAATAGATTAAGAATTGGCATGGTTCATAAACGAATAGGCGTGGAACCAAAGCTCTATATTTCAGCAATAAGAATGCTAAAAGAGCTCATTGTGAAGGTATTGAAAAACAATATTGATAATAATGAAGTCTTAGGCCGCATATTATATGTGTTAGATAACCTGCTTTATTTTGACAATACGCTTGTATTTGATACATACATTGATAGTTTGGTAGGTGAAATTGAGTCGGCTAAAAGAAAAACGGAAGCCTATGCAAAAAGTCTGGAGGAAAAAGTAGCTGAAAGAACACGGCAATTAGAAGAGCAGGCAAGGCTGGATCCGCTTACTGGTATATACAATCAACGAGCTATGCAAGATGTATTGCGAAGAGAGCTTGCGACAGCAAAAAGGCGTGATTCAAAACTGTCGATAGTCTACTTTGATGTCGACCATTTCAAGAAAATTAATGACACACAGGGGCATATAAAAGGGGATGAGGTTCTTAAAAATATAGGACAAGCAATGCTCGATAGCATCAGAGAAGTAGATGTGGCTTGCCGATATGGTGGAGATGAATTTTGTTTAATTCTCCCAGAATGCGACATTGAGAATGCGAGAGATATCTGTAATAAAGTAATAAAGAGATTTTCTGAAAGATATCCAGATTATTCATTAAGCATGGGGATATCTGGGATTGGGCCTGGTGAGTATGTTGAGGGAGATATTCTTATTAAAAATGCAGATGAAAAGATGTATTTTGCAAAAAAAGAAAAAGGTTCATTTATTTGTTCTTGA
- a CDS encoding ketoacyl-ACP synthase III produces MTYAAITGWGKCIPPAKLTNSDLETLLETSNEWIVSRTGMEERRISHVPMSDLAHIACEHALAAAGKSAQEVDLIILGSCTYDEIVPNTSSRVQKLLGATHAACMDINTACTSGMYCLTVATAMIKTGVAKNALVIGAEVISRAMDWSNRNVAVLFGDGAGALFLEAQIEKAGVVAESLGCFGDDRDILAVRGLGLSDTNRELSPEFEWDFSGQEIFKKAVIGMSKACDDVLEKEQLKNSEIDLVVPHQANLRIIDALGKRLKVDKDKVFINIQRYGNMSSATAIIALVEAVEEKRIVPGARVLMPAFGAGLTWCAHLIQWGERTTPIGTSDASLPPCKLTGLQLVEKICHQRASE; encoded by the coding sequence ATGACATACGCCGCAATCACTGGCTGGGGGAAGTGCATCCCACCGGCCAAATTGACCAACTCCGACCTCGAAACCCTGCTTGAGACGAGTAATGAGTGGATTGTCAGTCGTACCGGCATGGAGGAGCGGCGAATCTCTCATGTCCCGATGAGTGATCTGGCTCATATCGCCTGCGAGCACGCCCTTGCCGCCGCAGGGAAGAGTGCACAGGAGGTGGATCTGATTATTCTTGGCAGCTGCACCTACGATGAAATCGTACCCAACACCTCATCACGGGTACAAAAACTGCTGGGAGCGACTCATGCCGCCTGTATGGATATCAATACCGCATGCACCAGTGGCATGTACTGCCTGACCGTCGCTACTGCGATGATCAAAACCGGTGTTGCAAAAAACGCACTGGTGATTGGCGCCGAGGTAATCTCAAGGGCGATGGACTGGAGCAACCGCAATGTCGCCGTTCTATTTGGCGACGGCGCCGGTGCACTCTTTCTTGAAGCACAAATTGAAAAAGCAGGAGTGGTGGCCGAGTCGCTAGGGTGTTTCGGCGACGACCGCGATATTTTGGCGGTACGCGGTTTGGGTTTGAGCGATACCAACCGAGAACTCTCTCCTGAATTTGAGTGGGACTTTTCAGGTCAGGAGATATTTAAAAAAGCAGTCATAGGGATGAGCAAGGCCTGTGATGATGTGCTTGAAAAAGAGCAGCTGAAAAATAGTGAGATTGATCTGGTGGTTCCGCATCAAGCCAACCTGCGCATTATCGATGCCCTGGGAAAACGTCTGAAGGTAGACAAAGATAAGGTGTTTATCAATATTCAGCGCTACGGCAATATGTCTTCGGCTACAGCCATCATCGCGCTGGTTGAAGCAGTGGAAGAGAAAAGAATAGTACCGGGAGCAAGAGTATTGATGCCCGCCTTTGGTGCAGGGCTTACCTGGTGCGCACATCTAATCCAATGGGGCGAGCGCACCACCCCCATCGGCACATCTGATGCGAGCCTGCCACCTTGTAAACTCACGGGTTTGCAGTTGGTGGAAAAAATATGTCATCAGAGAGCATCTGAATAA
- a CDS encoding DUF2782 domain-containing protein, which yields MKKSLLTLGLSLALPLAIAQNAPVPEPPDIPPQVESGEVLEPDVNIVEDSRGRVERYSVNGRVFMEKITPAAGPPYFLLDSNGDGVMDVREEDHPTHTAIPQWVLFSW from the coding sequence ATGAAAAAGTCGTTACTTACTCTGGGGTTGTCACTGGCCTTGCCTCTGGCCATCGCTCAGAACGCTCCTGTGCCGGAGCCACCGGATATTCCGCCACAGGTTGAGAGTGGTGAAGTGCTGGAACCGGATGTGAATATTGTTGAAGACAGTAGGGGCAGGGTAGAGCGCTATAGTGTCAATGGCCGGGTCTTTATGGAGAAGATCACTCCGGCGGCAGGTCCTCCCTACTTTCTGCTCGACAGCAATGGTGACGGGGTGATGGATGTCCGGGAGGAGGATCACCCGACCCACACCGCCATTCCTCAGTGGGTGCTCTTCAGCTGGTAA
- the phoR gene encoding phosphate regulon sensor histidine kinase PhoR, translating to MSHRRAWRAELVVVGSVAVLLALPAILIDQLLTTLLSALFLYLCWHIYQLYRFSLWLENPKRNARPYAVGIWQTLIDRVDLLHARARKRKRKLSKMLSGLLESTGALPDATLVLNEKGGAEWWNSVAAEMLGLKRKRDKGASIGRLVQDPVFHSYLSAGDYSHPLQIPSPANERTSLEVRVVPYGKGKRLLQARDITRLNQLENMRRDFVANVSHEIRTPLTVVHGYIETMQDSQDEAFAQWKGIFQQMGQQTSRMQHIVEDLLLLARLESGSGPSREGVVSMKALIDTIVDGARQLSGERAHRFTLDVDDHLMLVGYGPELESAFSNLVYNAVRYTPENGEITISWGQTGSGPRFSVTDTGIGIAPEHIPRLTERFYRVDVGRSRQSGGTGLGLAIVKHVLSHHETLLKVESTPGEGSTFSCCFPHNRSTS from the coding sequence GTGAGCCATAGACGGGCTTGGCGTGCTGAACTGGTGGTCGTCGGCTCTGTTGCTGTGCTGCTGGCTCTGCCGGCGATATTGATCGACCAACTACTCACCACACTGCTCTCAGCTCTATTTCTCTACCTCTGCTGGCACATCTACCAGCTTTACCGCTTCAGTCTATGGTTGGAAAATCCCAAACGGAACGCTCGCCCTTACGCTGTCGGTATCTGGCAAACACTAATAGACCGGGTCGATCTTCTCCATGCGCGGGCCCGCAAACGGAAGCGCAAGCTGAGCAAAATGCTCAGTGGCCTTCTGGAGTCTACCGGTGCACTTCCCGACGCCACCCTGGTGCTCAATGAAAAAGGAGGTGCCGAGTGGTGGAATAGTGTCGCTGCGGAGATGCTGGGACTTAAGCGCAAGCGTGACAAGGGGGCATCCATCGGTAGACTGGTGCAGGATCCGGTATTTCACTCTTACCTGTCAGCGGGTGACTACAGTCACCCGCTGCAGATTCCCTCACCGGCAAATGAGAGGACAAGTCTTGAGGTGCGGGTCGTCCCCTATGGCAAGGGTAAACGCCTGTTGCAGGCGCGTGACATCACTCGCCTGAATCAGCTTGAAAATATGCGTCGCGATTTTGTCGCTAACGTTTCCCACGAAATACGCACGCCATTGACGGTGGTTCACGGCTATATCGAGACCATGCAGGACAGTCAGGATGAAGCCTTTGCCCAATGGAAGGGTATCTTCCAGCAGATGGGGCAGCAGACCAGCCGTATGCAGCACATCGTCGAGGATCTATTGCTGCTCGCCCGCCTTGAGTCCGGAAGTGGTCCCAGCCGTGAGGGTGTAGTTTCTATGAAGGCGCTGATTGATACCATTGTTGATGGTGCCAGACAGCTCAGTGGTGAGAGGGCACACCGTTTCACTCTCGATGTCGATGACCACCTGATGCTGGTGGGTTATGGGCCGGAGTTGGAGAGCGCCTTTTCCAATCTGGTCTACAATGCCGTTCGCTACACCCCGGAAAATGGGGAGATAACAATCAGTTGGGGGCAGACCGGCTCCGGCCCCCGTTTCTCCGTAACCGATACCGGTATTGGCATAGCACCTGAACATATCCCTCGCCTCACCGAGCGCTTCTACCGAGTCGATGTCGGCCGCTCACGTCAGAGCGGTGGCACCGGTCTCGGCCTCGCCATCGTCAAACATGTCCTCTCCCATCACGAAACTCTGCTCAAGGTGGAGAGCACCCCTGGAGAGGGGAGTACTTTCAGCTGCTGTTTTCCTCATAACCGTAGCACTTCCTGA
- a CDS encoding urease accessory protein, with protein MLSVILLGFLIGMQHATEADHMAAVASLATRSRSARETARQGLFWGVGHTLTLFLFGGLVLIMDSLVPQQLSHLLELAVGVMLVLLGGDVLRRLVRDRIHFHSHHHGETLHFHAHSHSPGKPHNEEAHHHNHPQRLPLRSLLVGMTHGMAGSAALIVLALESVSSIAQGLLYIALFGAGSILGMILLAMVISLPLRYSAGTLTWAHNGLLAMVGLVTMGVGGHLIYQFGML; from the coding sequence ATGTTGTCAGTCATTCTTCTTGGCTTTCTTATCGGCATGCAGCACGCGACAGAGGCCGATCATATGGCGGCTGTGGCCTCCCTGGCGACCCGTAGCCGCTCAGCCCGCGAGACGGCGCGGCAGGGACTGTTTTGGGGCGTAGGTCACACCTTGACACTGTTTCTCTTTGGAGGGCTGGTGCTGATCATGGACAGTCTGGTGCCGCAACAGCTCTCACATCTGCTCGAATTGGCGGTGGGTGTCATGCTGGTGCTGCTGGGGGGGGATGTACTGCGTCGACTGGTCAGGGATCGCATCCATTTTCATAGTCACCACCACGGTGAGACTCTGCACTTTCATGCCCACTCGCACTCTCCGGGAAAGCCTCATAATGAAGAGGCTCATCATCACAACCATCCACAGCGGCTCCCTCTGCGTTCTCTACTGGTGGGCATGACCCATGGAATGGCCGGTTCCGCCGCATTGATCGTGCTGGCACTGGAGAGTGTCTCATCAATCGCCCAGGGGCTACTCTATATTGCGCTGTTCGGTGCTGGTTCGATTTTGGGCATGATACTGCTGGCAATGGTCATCAGCCTGCCGCTGAGATACTCTGCGGGAACGCTCACCTGGGCCCACAACGGGCTGCTCGCTATGGTGGGATTAGTCACGATGGGCGTGGGTGGTCACCTGATCTACCAGTTTGGGATGCTCTGA
- a CDS encoding IS1595 family transposase gives MPKNTIQFQKGLGLHEFLEKYGTDTQCSQALHRLRWPSGYVCPECGNATCCELKSRKIYQCHKCHHQTSLTAGTIFHGTKLPLKKWFLAIYLLTQRKKSTSALQLSREIGVNYNTAWKLKHKLMQVMMERQGKKKLTGRIEMDDAYIGGEKPGKRGRGSRNKIPFVAAVETTQDGRPLKIHLRRVRGFRSAEIARYAKSSLVSGSTVFSDGLCCFRAVTDAECDHVAIVTGGGRKSAQSSTFKWVNTMLGNVKNSLQGTFHAIRKKHVPRYLAEFEYRFNRRFNLPEMIERLLFVALRTPPMPYRFLRMAEVYG, from the coding sequence ATGCCAAAAAATACTATCCAGTTTCAAAAAGGGCTTGGTTTGCACGAATTTCTGGAAAAATATGGTACCGATACTCAATGCAGCCAAGCGTTGCATCGACTTCGCTGGCCAAGTGGATATGTTTGCCCAGAGTGCGGTAACGCAACGTGCTGCGAACTCAAAAGCCGCAAGATATACCAGTGTCATAAATGTCATCACCAGACATCGCTTACTGCGGGTACCATTTTTCATGGCACAAAGTTGCCTTTGAAGAAATGGTTTCTGGCCATCTATTTGCTGACCCAGCGTAAAAAGAGCACCTCTGCCTTGCAACTGTCTCGTGAGATTGGAGTGAACTACAACACTGCGTGGAAGCTCAAGCACAAACTGATGCAGGTAATGATGGAACGCCAGGGTAAGAAAAAGCTGACTGGCCGCATTGAAATGGATGATGCATATATTGGCGGTGAAAAACCTGGTAAGCGTGGACGAGGCTCCCGCAACAAAATCCCTTTCGTAGCCGCCGTTGAGACGACGCAGGACGGCAGGCCTTTGAAAATTCATCTGCGTCGTGTGCGTGGTTTTCGTAGTGCAGAAATTGCTCGATATGCCAAGTCCAGTCTGGTTTCTGGTAGCACTGTATTCTCTGATGGTCTCTGCTGCTTCAGAGCTGTCACTGATGCTGAATGCGATCATGTGGCCATTGTGACTGGTGGCGGTCGAAAAAGCGCACAGAGCTCCACCTTCAAGTGGGTGAACACCATGCTTGGCAACGTCAAGAATTCTTTGCAGGGAACTTTTCATGCTATACGAAAAAAACATGTACCTCGTTATCTTGCCGAATTCGAATATCGGTTTAATCGTCGCTTCAATCTTCCAGAAATGATTGAGCGATTGCTCTTTGTTGCGTTGCGTACACCACCAATGCCTTATCGCTTCTTGAGAATGGCTGAGGTTTATGGGTAA
- the phoB gene encoding phosphate regulon transcriptional regulator PhoB, whose amino-acid sequence MSATILIVEDEPAIRDMVSFALKQGGYKTVGVEDEAGIREYLMRKVPDLILMDWMLPGKSGIELTRELKQDKLTRDIPVIMLTARGEEDDKVRGLECGAEDYITKPFSPRELMARIKVILRRVAPHATEEVVEAGGVVLDPSTYRVTVDSKEVELGPTEFKLLHFFMAHRDKVYSRARLLDMVWGTNVYIEERTVDVHIRRLRKVLEPFGVDSLVQTVRGAGYRFSEQDDGR is encoded by the coding sequence ATGTCAGCAACCATCCTGATCGTTGAAGATGAGCCCGCCATCCGGGATATGGTCAGTTTTGCACTTAAGCAGGGTGGCTATAAGACTGTCGGCGTGGAAGATGAGGCGGGTATCAGAGAGTACCTGATGCGCAAGGTGCCTGATCTGATCCTGATGGACTGGATGCTCCCTGGAAAAAGTGGCATAGAGCTGACCCGTGAGCTGAAACAGGACAAATTGACCCGTGATATCCCCGTGATCATGCTTACCGCCAGGGGCGAGGAGGATGATAAGGTAAGGGGGCTGGAGTGCGGCGCCGAGGACTATATCACCAAACCGTTCTCCCCACGCGAACTGATGGCACGTATCAAGGTGATTTTGCGACGGGTGGCACCCCATGCCACCGAAGAGGTCGTGGAGGCGGGTGGGGTGGTGCTTGATCCCTCTACCTATAGGGTGACCGTCGATAGTAAAGAGGTGGAGCTTGGGCCCACCGAGTTTAAACTGCTGCACTTCTTTATGGCGCACCGTGACAAGGTCTATAGCCGCGCCAGGCTGCTGGATATGGTTTGGGGTACCAATGTCTATATAGAGGAGCGGACTGTGGATGTTCATATCCGACGCCTGCGTAAGGTTCTTGAGCCATTCGGCGTAGATAGTCTGGTGCAGACGGTGCGCGGAGCAGGCTACCGTTTTTCTGAGCAGGACGACGGCAGGTGA
- a CDS encoding S24 family peptidase, producing MINTIDSNDILQDRQSSKIEDYSLLVDGDSMEPEFPDQCEVIIHPTDSVYNGAYVFAEVEGVNWFRKYVRDKEGTRLVAVNSMIYPDITLEKLEWKVLGVVVQRKIGDKIKYYKQAAVNGLKVPMLFPR from the coding sequence ATGATCAATACCATAGATAGCAATGACATTCTCCAGGATAGGCAATCTAGCAAAATTGAAGATTATTCCTTACTGGTAGATGGTGACAGCATGGAGCCGGAGTTTCCTGATCAGTGTGAAGTTATCATCCATCCGACCGATAGTGTCTATAATGGTGCTTATGTTTTTGCTGAAGTAGAAGGGGTGAACTGGTTTCGTAAATACGTTAGGGATAAGGAAGGGACGCGTCTGGTTGCCGTGAATAGCATGATCTATCCGGATATCACCCTTGAGAAGCTGGAGTGGAAGGTCCTGGGTGTTGTGGTTCAACGCAAGATTGGGGATAAAATAAAATACTATAAACAGGCCGCTGTTAATGGTCTCAAAGTGCCCATGCTTTTTCCAAGATAA
- a CDS encoding DMT family transporter: MSQKWAYLMLSCSALFWSGNFVIGRAIATDIPPITFSYWRWSLALALILPFTVKSLIIQWPIIRANLLPLIFLGLLGVSGFNTFVYLGLQETTATNALLINSFIPILIILLSRIIIGTPITPGRLAGILVSTIGVLLLVVQGSLENLLSLKINQGDLWILAASFIWAIYSIGLRRRPADLPAQTFLLVTIIVGFLILSPIYWFNPLNEPIFSLNTGNLMAIGYVALFASIGAFLCWNQGVKIVGAGSAGQFIHLMPLFGTAMAIAFLGEQLYWFHVVGAVAIGTGILLSLKNDQ; encoded by the coding sequence GTGTCACAAAAGTGGGCGTATCTGATGCTCTCCTGCTCTGCCCTCTTCTGGTCTGGTAACTTTGTCATTGGTCGCGCCATCGCCACGGATATCCCTCCCATCACCTTCTCCTACTGGCGCTGGTCCCTTGCCTTGGCACTGATTCTGCCGTTTACCGTCAAATCCCTGATTATCCAATGGCCTATCATCCGAGCCAACCTGCTACCGCTAATCTTTTTGGGTCTCCTTGGTGTCTCCGGGTTCAACACTTTTGTCTATCTAGGGCTGCAGGAAACCACCGCCACAAACGCTCTGCTGATCAATAGCTTTATACCGATCCTCATCATCCTGCTGTCTCGCATAATAATAGGCACACCCATTACCCCAGGAAGACTGGCTGGTATCCTGGTCTCCACCATCGGGGTGCTACTGCTGGTTGTTCAGGGAAGTCTCGAAAACCTGTTGTCACTCAAAATCAACCAGGGCGACCTGTGGATACTGGCCGCCAGTTTTATATGGGCGATCTACTCCATCGGGCTGCGACGACGCCCTGCCGATCTGCCGGCGCAGACCTTTCTACTGGTCACTATAATTGTCGGCTTTCTCATCCTGAGCCCGATCTACTGGTTTAACCCGCTAAACGAACCGATATTCTCTCTCAACACCGGCAATCTGATGGCTATTGGTTATGTCGCGCTGTTCGCCTCCATCGGTGCTTTTCTCTGCTGGAATCAGGGAGTAAAGATTGTCGGTGCGGGCAGTGCGGGGCAGTTTATTCACCTGATGCCGCTTTTCGGCACCGCCATGGCGATTGCTTTTCTTGGAGAGCAGCTCTACTGGTTCCATGTCGTTGGTGCCGTCGCCATCGGTACGGGAATCCTTCTTTCGTTAAAAAATGATCAATGA
- a CDS encoding XTP/dITP diphosphatase → MPQNHHGEQVVLASNNAGKVREINQLLAEQAIKVLPQKEFDIPEADETGLTFVENAILKARHAAALSGLPAIADDSGIEVDALKGAPGIYSARFAGPGCNDQDNNVKLLEDLKGVPEDERSARFQCVMVYMRHAEDPTPIICQGTWEGRILTESQGENGFGYDPLFLVPDQGCTSAELSADKKNKLSHRGQALRKLMAALT, encoded by the coding sequence ATGCCACAAAACCATCATGGCGAGCAGGTTGTACTTGCCAGCAACAACGCCGGAAAAGTCCGTGAGATCAACCAGTTACTCGCCGAACAGGCGATCAAAGTGTTACCCCAGAAAGAGTTCGACATACCCGAAGCCGATGAGACCGGCCTCACCTTCGTTGAGAATGCCATTCTCAAGGCCCGTCATGCCGCCGCCCTCAGCGGTCTACCCGCCATTGCCGACGACTCCGGCATCGAGGTGGATGCACTCAAGGGTGCCCCCGGCATCTACTCCGCCCGTTTTGCAGGCCCCGGCTGCAATGACCAGGACAACAATGTGAAGCTGCTGGAAGATTTGAAGGGTGTTCCCGAGGACGAGCGCAGCGCACGCTTCCAGTGCGTTATGGTCTATATGCGCCACGCTGAAGATCCTACTCCAATCATCTGCCAGGGCACTTGGGAGGGGCGTATCCTGACAGAATCACAGGGTGAAAACGGCTTTGGTTACGACCCTCTGTTTTTGGTGCCGGATCAAGGGTGCACCTCGGCTGAATTGAGCGCAGATAAGAAGAACAAACTAAGTCACCGGGGTCAGGCACTGCGGAAACTGATGGCGGCTCTCACCTGA